A genomic stretch from Candidatus Amarolinea dominans includes:
- a CDS encoding isoleucine--tRNA ligase: MAFKDVPNQVDFVALEQEILKFWRETDAFNALRRLRATSDKRWSFLDGPITANNPMGVHHAWGRTYKDLYQRFHAMQGYNQRWQNGFDCQGLWVEVNVEKELGFKNKRDIEAFGLAEFVKLCKMRVLEFSAVQTDQSIRLGYWMDWNDPVELRRLRSLLSEDAEQPVTIQGANGPVTGTVEQVVGRLGMPDVGGSYYTFSDENNYMIWSFLKKCHDQGWLYKGTDVMPWCHRCGTGISQHEIVTDGYKEVTHESVYLKFPLVGREKEALLVWTTTPWTLTSNVAAAVGATLTYVKVTQDDGWTYYLAQGAVKSTLKGKFEIVGELKGAEMLGWEYRGPFDELPATEAALSGAYRHRVIAWKDVGEEEGTGIVHIAPGCGAEDFHLSKEHSLPVIAPLDENGIYLDGFAWLTGSHVANVAAPIFDSLRAKNVLYRTQRYSHRYPTCWRCGEELIFRLVDEWFISMGALYDKPRSEVTAAEKDASLRYQIMDVVDEINWHPEFGYDREMDWLRNMHDWMISKKRYWGLALPIWECADCGHFDVVGSDHELQERAVEGYEVFEGHTPHRPYIDAIKIRCTQCGALSARIKDVGNPWLDAGIVAFSTMHYREKPEEWARWFPADFITESFPGQFRNWFYSLLAQSAALVRRPPFKNVLGFATLLAEDGREMHKSWGNAIEFNEAANVMGADVMRWLYLHHRPEQNMLFGYKLGDETRRRFLIPLWNVYSFFVTYANLDDWQPGQAASPTSSSTANAQMDAWISARLHETVVAVTASLAAFDSLQATLVIEAFLDDLSNWYVRRGRRRFWKSERDADKLAALETLYEVLVTLTKLLAPFVPFTTEAMYQNLVRSVDTDAPVSVHHTDWPVADPERVNRHLLDKMGLAIAIAALGRAARSSADVKLRQPLATAQVHVASQQARRDVIELLDVLAEEINVKQIKVVAEVGALVAYKLLPNNRVLGPRLGKLFPLVRGALAALDPVAAATTLQDGGAITLDLGGVPISLAGDDILVQTESRGGLAVASDKGVTVAVDTHLTAELVAEGYARDLVRAINTLRKEAGFAIDDRVQIAYEAAGESAAAFVLFADFIQRETLAVSLTPGNAPEAAVHQMVKIGDEQIAIALQKV; this comes from the coding sequence ATGGCGTTCAAAGACGTACCAAACCAGGTAGATTTCGTGGCCCTGGAACAAGAGATCCTCAAGTTTTGGCGGGAGACCGACGCGTTCAATGCGCTGCGCCGCCTGCGCGCGACCAGCGACAAGCGCTGGAGCTTCCTCGATGGCCCCATCACCGCCAACAACCCGATGGGGGTGCATCACGCCTGGGGACGCACCTACAAAGACCTCTATCAACGTTTTCACGCGATGCAGGGCTACAATCAGCGCTGGCAAAACGGCTTCGACTGCCAGGGCCTGTGGGTTGAGGTGAACGTCGAAAAGGAGCTGGGCTTCAAGAATAAACGCGACATCGAGGCGTTTGGCCTGGCCGAGTTCGTCAAGCTGTGCAAGATGCGCGTGCTCGAATTCTCTGCGGTGCAGACCGACCAATCCATCCGCCTGGGCTACTGGATGGACTGGAACGACCCGGTCGAGCTGCGTCGCCTGCGCAGCCTGCTCAGTGAAGATGCCGAACAGCCGGTGACCATCCAGGGGGCGAACGGCCCTGTGACCGGCACGGTGGAACAGGTGGTGGGGCGCCTGGGCATGCCGGACGTGGGCGGCTCCTACTACACCTTCAGCGACGAAAACAACTACATGATCTGGAGCTTCCTCAAGAAGTGCCATGACCAGGGCTGGCTCTACAAGGGCACCGACGTGATGCCCTGGTGCCACCGCTGCGGCACCGGCATCAGCCAGCACGAGATCGTCACCGATGGTTACAAGGAAGTGACACACGAGTCGGTCTATCTCAAGTTCCCGCTGGTGGGCCGCGAGAAAGAAGCGCTCCTGGTGTGGACCACCACGCCCTGGACGTTGACCAGCAACGTGGCCGCGGCCGTGGGGGCCACATTGACCTACGTCAAGGTGACGCAGGATGACGGCTGGACCTATTACCTGGCCCAGGGCGCGGTCAAGAGCACGCTCAAGGGCAAATTCGAGATCGTGGGCGAGTTGAAGGGCGCAGAGATGCTCGGCTGGGAGTACCGCGGCCCCTTCGACGAACTGCCGGCGACGGAGGCGGCGCTCAGCGGCGCGTATCGCCATCGGGTCATCGCCTGGAAGGATGTGGGTGAAGAAGAAGGCACCGGCATCGTACACATTGCGCCGGGCTGCGGCGCGGAGGACTTTCACCTGAGCAAGGAGCACAGCCTGCCGGTGATTGCGCCCCTGGATGAAAACGGCATCTACCTGGATGGCTTCGCCTGGCTGACGGGCAGTCATGTGGCCAACGTGGCCGCGCCGATCTTCGACAGCCTGCGTGCCAAAAATGTCCTTTATCGCACCCAACGCTACAGCCATCGTTACCCCACCTGCTGGCGCTGCGGCGAAGAGCTGATCTTCCGCCTGGTGGATGAGTGGTTCATCAGCATGGGCGCGCTCTACGACAAACCGCGCAGCGAAGTGACTGCGGCCGAAAAGGACGCCAGTTTGCGCTACCAGATCATGGATGTGGTGGATGAGATCAACTGGCACCCGGAGTTTGGCTACGACCGGGAGATGGACTGGCTGCGCAACATGCACGATTGGATGATCAGCAAGAAGCGCTACTGGGGCCTGGCGCTGCCGATCTGGGAGTGTGCTGACTGCGGTCATTTCGATGTCGTCGGCAGTGACCATGAGCTGCAGGAACGCGCCGTCGAAGGCTATGAGGTCTTCGAGGGCCACACGCCGCACCGTCCCTACATTGACGCCATCAAGATTCGCTGCACGCAATGCGGCGCGCTGAGTGCGCGCATCAAAGACGTGGGCAATCCGTGGCTCGACGCCGGCATCGTCGCCTTCAGCACCATGCACTACCGCGAAAAGCCGGAGGAATGGGCGCGCTGGTTCCCGGCCGATTTCATCACCGAGAGCTTCCCCGGCCAGTTCCGCAACTGGTTCTACAGCCTGTTGGCGCAGAGCGCCGCGCTGGTGCGCCGACCGCCCTTCAAGAACGTCCTGGGCTTCGCCACCCTGCTGGCCGAAGACGGTCGCGAGATGCACAAGTCGTGGGGCAATGCGATCGAGTTCAACGAGGCGGCCAACGTGATGGGCGCCGATGTCATGCGCTGGCTCTATCTTCATCACCGGCCGGAACAGAATATGCTCTTCGGCTACAAATTGGGCGATGAAACCCGCCGCCGCTTCCTCATACCACTGTGGAATGTCTACAGCTTCTTCGTCACCTATGCCAACCTGGATGACTGGCAGCCCGGGCAAGCAGCGTCACCGACATCTTCTTCTACGGCCAACGCCCAGATGGACGCCTGGATCAGCGCCCGTCTGCACGAAACCGTGGTCGCAGTCACCGCGTCGCTGGCGGCTTTTGACTCGCTGCAAGCCACGCTGGTCATCGAGGCCTTCCTGGACGATCTCTCGAATTGGTACGTGCGCCGGGGGCGTCGCCGTTTCTGGAAGAGCGAACGCGACGCGGACAAGCTGGCGGCCCTGGAGACCCTTTACGAGGTGCTGGTGACGCTGACAAAGTTATTGGCGCCATTCGTGCCCTTCACCACCGAGGCGATGTATCAAAACCTGGTGCGCAGCGTGGACACAGACGCGCCGGTCAGCGTGCATCACACCGATTGGCCGGTCGCTGATCCCGAGCGGGTGAACCGACACCTGCTCGACAAGATGGGCCTGGCAATCGCCATCGCCGCGCTGGGGCGCGCCGCGCGCAGCAGCGCCGACGTCAAGCTGCGCCAGCCGCTGGCGACGGCGCAGGTCCACGTCGCCTCCCAGCAGGCGCGCCGCGATGTGATCGAACTGCTCGACGTGCTGGCGGAGGAGATCAACGTCAAACAGATTAAGGTGGTGGCCGAGGTGGGCGCATTAGTCGCCTATAAATTGCTGCCGAACAACCGGGTGCTGGGGCCACGCCTGGGCAAGCTCTTCCCACTGGTGCGCGGCGCCCTGGCCGCGCTCGATCCGGTGGCCGCGGCAACGACCCTGCAAGATGGCGGCGCCATCACCCTTGACCTGGGCGGCGTTCCCATCAGCCTGGCCGGCGATGACATCCTGGTGCAGACCGAATCACGCGGCGGCCTGGCGGTTGCCAGCGACAAGGGCGTGACCGTGGCGGTTGACACCCATCTCACCGCAGAACTGGTGGCGGAAGGCTACGCGCGCGATCTGGTGCGAGCCATCAACACCCTGCGCAAGGAGGCCGGCTTCGCGATTGATGATCGAGTGCAGATCGCGTATGAAGCCGCAGGAGAAAGCGCAGCAGCCTTCGTCCTCTTCGCCGATTTCATTCAGCGTGAGACGCTGGCGGTCTCGCTGACGCCAGGCAACGCCCCGGAGGCCGCGGTGCATCAGATGGTCAAGATCGGTGATGAGCAGATCGCCATCGCCTTGCAGAAGGTGTAG
- a CDS encoding type II toxin-antitoxin system VapC family toxin, with product MCIVIDTNSLASVFDQKSEHHAEFRPVLEWIVLGNGKIVYGGTTYKRELAKATKYFRLLVELKKVSKIVEIDSVRVGEIEQRLAQTLSHSDFDDPHIVAIIIASGCRLICSADARAFRYFRLAEFYPKHVQRPHIYSRKLNRGLLQDKNIADCCRPLSKLPKAVGLNLHV from the coding sequence ATGTGTATTGTGATTGACACAAATTCCCTTGCTTCGGTATTCGACCAGAAATCTGAACATCATGCTGAATTCAGACCGGTCCTCGAGTGGATTGTTCTTGGAAACGGGAAGATCGTTTACGGCGGGACGACATACAAACGAGAGCTTGCCAAGGCAACCAAATACTTCAGGTTGCTCGTTGAGTTGAAGAAAGTGTCAAAAATCGTTGAGATAGATAGCGTTAGAGTGGGTGAGATTGAACAACGATTGGCACAAACGCTATCTCATTCGGATTTCGATGACCCTCACATTGTGGCAATCATCATTGCATCCGGTTGTAGACTTATCTGCTCGGCCGACGCAAGAGCTTTTCGCTATTTTCGGCTTGCGGAGTTCTATCCCAAGCATGTGCAGCGCCCACACATTTACAGCCGGAAACTGAATAGAGGTCTGCTTCAAGATAAGAATATCGCAGATTGTTGCAGACCGCTATCGAAGTTACCGAAAGCTGTCGGTCTCAACCTGCACGTTTGA
- a CDS encoding AAA family ATPase yields MSNWLYLDNFRGFQNTLIPLTNVNFLVGENSTGKTSVLSLISLLGSPQFWFSQNFNSDVVNLGRFRDIASAHSGTRGRFRVGYIVPDSASDENRSQYSQYYEAVLMTFEEVDNNPLICQYDYIGWQGEARIEFNGKGIRYQFRHVEKESLLPEFVMGVFQRWISALTEDKDFKQLQRQDSFNRRMALMFVDQLIQQIHDESAIEYDKHQFSIRMPRFTHNMTWLAPIRSKPKRTYDEYKLDFTPEGEHTPYLIRRLLKSKGSTEFREFIERFGLESGLFEKLEIKGFGKEVASPFELRVVLSNLHIALVNVGYGVSQALPVVVEMFARPEGSKFAIQQPEVHLHPRAQAALGDVIFRLVVSEKKQFYVETHSDYLIDRFRLNYRSINGDSCPDSQILFFSRNRDGNKVTPIPIEKNGEYSEDQPSDFREFFVREQMRILGL; encoded by the coding sequence GTGAGTAATTGGCTATATCTAGACAATTTCCGGGGTTTCCAAAATACGCTGATTCCGCTCACGAACGTCAATTTTCTCGTCGGAGAAAACAGCACGGGAAAGACATCGGTCTTGTCATTGATTTCTCTACTTGGATCACCCCAATTCTGGTTCAGCCAAAATTTCAATAGCGACGTCGTGAACCTGGGCCGTTTTAGGGACATTGCCAGTGCGCATTCTGGAACAAGAGGGCGCTTTAGGGTTGGATATATTGTACCTGACTCGGCGAGCGATGAAAACAGGTCTCAATACTCTCAATACTATGAAGCAGTATTAATGACTTTCGAAGAAGTAGACAACAACCCTCTCATTTGTCAATACGACTACATTGGATGGCAGGGAGAAGCTAGAATCGAATTCAATGGTAAGGGAATTCGTTACCAGTTCCGGCACGTAGAGAAAGAGAGTTTACTTCCCGAATTCGTTATGGGGGTTTTCCAGAGATGGATATCGGCCCTGACGGAGGACAAGGATTTCAAGCAATTGCAAAGGCAGGACTCCTTCAATCGGCGGATGGCCCTCATGTTCGTTGACCAATTGATACAACAAATACATGATGAAAGCGCCATAGAATACGACAAGCATCAATTCAGCATTCGTATGCCAAGATTCACTCACAACATGACTTGGTTGGCCCCTATAAGGAGCAAACCTAAGCGTACCTACGATGAATATAAACTGGACTTCACTCCAGAGGGCGAACACACCCCATACCTGATTCGAAGATTGCTCAAGAGCAAGGGGTCTACTGAGTTTCGAGAATTCATTGAGAGATTCGGCCTGGAAAGTGGTCTGTTCGAAAAACTGGAAATCAAGGGTTTTGGCAAGGAGGTAGCATCTCCCTTCGAACTAAGAGTGGTGTTGAGCAACCTACATATAGCCCTGGTAAACGTTGGCTACGGCGTTTCACAGGCACTTCCAGTTGTCGTCGAGATGTTTGCGCGCCCAGAAGGCAGCAAATTCGCTATCCAACAGCCAGAAGTGCATTTGCATCCAAGAGCTCAAGCAGCTCTCGGCGACGTAATCTTCCGGTTAGTCGTCTCTGAAAAAAAACAGTTTTATGTTGAAACCCATAGCGACTATCTGATTGACAGGTTTCGGTTGAATTATCGCAGCATCAACGGCGATTCCTGTCCAGACTCGCAAATCCTATTCTTCAGCAGGAACCGCGATGGTAACAAAGTTACTCCGATCCCGATAGAAAAAAACGGAGAGTACTCAGAGGATCAACCAAGCGATTTTCGGGAATTCTTTGTTCGTGAGCAAATGAGGATTCTGGGACTGTAA
- a CDS encoding 2-oxo acid dehydrogenase subunit E2: MATELRFPENLSGVDGIIVTRWLVKVGDTVQPGDILLEAATDKVDTEVPATVGGVILQLNYSDGEILPANPLLGIVGQPGEAVVESAVAASAETVAPSAAPAAETAPEVPPATPVARRMAEQLGVDLSGVEGSGPRGQVTKEDVLAQQAAQKNAPAAALAPAPMPAPGPIPAATAVSADADLRDLASLTVRRLAAENSINLREVAAGRPLSALTKYDLLSAIASRSAGKPVVVPPRVAPTSAPVAAPAAQKQQAAPVASPPPLAAPPKPAAAPTPGPAKLQAGEEFVAHNRMRQLVARNTTQAAFSIPHVTTMWDVNMVAVLEHRKAHKAEFAAAGANLTVTAYLIQAILAGLKAVPAANSTWTDDGLIIKRAYHIGMAVALPADSYGVGGLIVPVIKNAGDLNLLGVARAVNDVAERARKNQLRADEMQGGTFTLTNYGTSGSRFQTPVIVNGQAGILGVGAIEKRPVVVSKGSPLEASAGDYLAFLPMTTLGFSYDHRILDGATADAFCAAVKAALEKWQ, from the coding sequence ATGGCGACAGAACTGCGATTTCCTGAGAATCTGTCAGGCGTAGATGGCATCATCGTCACCCGTTGGCTGGTGAAGGTGGGAGACACGGTGCAGCCGGGCGATATTCTGCTGGAAGCGGCGACCGACAAGGTGGATACCGAGGTTCCGGCCACGGTGGGTGGCGTCATCCTGCAACTGAACTACAGCGACGGCGAGATTCTGCCGGCCAATCCGCTGCTGGGGATTGTGGGACAGCCAGGCGAAGCCGTGGTGGAATCTGCGGTCGCGGCGTCGGCAGAAACTGTGGCGCCCTCTGCAGCGCCCGCGGCCGAAACCGCGCCGGAGGTACCCCCCGCCACTCCCGTGGCGCGACGGATGGCTGAGCAATTGGGCGTTGACTTGAGCGGCGTCGAAGGCTCAGGCCCGCGCGGTCAGGTCACGAAAGAGGATGTTCTGGCCCAGCAGGCGGCGCAGAAGAACGCGCCGGCGGCTGCGCTGGCTCCCGCCCCAATGCCTGCGCCTGGGCCGATCCCCGCGGCCACGGCTGTCAGCGCCGATGCCGATCTGCGCGACCTGGCATCGCTCACCGTGCGGCGCCTGGCGGCGGAGAACAGCATCAACCTGCGCGAGGTGGCCGCGGGACGGCCGCTGAGCGCGCTGACCAAGTATGATCTTCTCAGCGCCATTGCCAGCCGCAGCGCGGGCAAGCCGGTGGTCGTGCCGCCGCGCGTGGCTCCGACCAGCGCACCGGTGGCGGCGCCAGCGGCCCAAAAGCAGCAGGCAGCGCCGGTTGCTTCACCGCCACCGCTGGCGGCGCCGCCCAAGCCGGCCGCCGCCCCGACGCCCGGCCCAGCCAAACTGCAGGCCGGCGAGGAGTTCGTGGCGCACAACCGCATGCGCCAACTGGTGGCCCGCAACACCACGCAGGCCGCGTTCAGCATTCCGCATGTCACCACCATGTGGGATGTCAACATGGTCGCGGTGCTCGAACACCGCAAGGCGCACAAGGCCGAATTTGCGGCCGCGGGCGCCAACCTGACGGTCACGGCCTATTTGATTCAGGCCATCCTGGCCGGACTCAAGGCTGTGCCGGCCGCCAACTCGACCTGGACCGACGACGGGCTGATCATCAAGCGCGCCTACCACATCGGCATGGCGGTGGCCCTGCCCGCGGACTCGTATGGCGTCGGTGGCCTGATCGTACCGGTCATCAAGAATGCCGGCGATCTGAACCTGCTCGGCGTGGCGCGTGCGGTCAACGATGTGGCCGAGCGGGCGCGCAAGAATCAACTGCGCGCGGATGAGATGCAGGGCGGCACCTTCACCCTGACCAACTATGGCACCTCCGGCAGCCGCTTCCAGACGCCGGTCATCGTCAATGGGCAGGCCGGCATCCTGGGCGTCGGCGCCATCGAGAAGCGGCCGGTGGTGGTGAGCAAGGGTAGTCCCCTGGAGGCCAGCGCGGGCGACTACCTGGCCTTCCTGCCCATGACCACCTTGGGCTTCAGCTATGACCACCGCATCCTGGACGGCGCGACGGCCGACGCCTTCTGCGCGGCGGTCAAAGCGGCGCTGGAGAAGTGGCAGTAG
- a CDS encoding thiamine pyrophosphate-dependent dehydrogenase E1 component subunit alpha, translating to MSNSLTTNLWSSGADTKLEVIQLPTEQLKAMFHTLVLIRRTEESLLEMAVSGKIGGAMHTAIGHEGSAVGMAAALRPDDYITHTYRGHHHALARGMKTTVAIAEVLGRATGFAGGKGGSMHFIEPSLGLYGGNGIVGGQVPHAAGLALASYLRGEDRVAITFFGEGAIFQGVMHETLNIASKWKLPIIFYCENNRYSEMTPTYRTASPPELYLFARAYGMASVQIDGNDVEVVYTAISQAAARARAGEGPTFIEGLTYRLSGHMAGDLETYRTPEEIEYQRQHEPLVVLTQKLVARGVSEAEMQQVRDEVEAEVKAAVEFAEKSPWPDLSEAYTDVFAP from the coding sequence ATGTCCAATTCGTTGACCACGAATCTTTGGTCATCTGGCGCGGACACCAAGCTGGAGGTCATCCAGTTGCCCACCGAGCAACTGAAAGCGATGTTCCACACCCTGGTGCTCATCCGGCGAACCGAGGAATCGCTGCTTGAGATGGCCGTCTCAGGCAAGATTGGCGGCGCCATGCACACCGCCATTGGCCATGAGGGCAGCGCGGTTGGCATGGCCGCGGCCCTGCGCCCTGACGACTACATCACTCACACCTATCGCGGCCACCATCACGCCCTGGCGCGCGGCATGAAGACGACGGTCGCCATCGCCGAGGTGTTGGGCCGCGCCACCGGCTTTGCCGGTGGCAAGGGCGGCTCCATGCACTTCATCGAGCCGAGCCTGGGCCTGTATGGCGGCAACGGCATCGTGGGCGGACAGGTGCCGCACGCGGCCGGCCTGGCCCTGGCCAGTTACCTGCGCGGCGAGGACCGCGTCGCCATCACCTTCTTTGGTGAAGGCGCCATCTTCCAGGGCGTCATGCACGAGACACTCAACATCGCCAGCAAGTGGAAGCTGCCGATCATCTTCTACTGCGAGAACAATCGCTACTCCGAAATGACGCCGACCTATCGCACCGCCTCGCCGCCCGAACTCTATCTGTTTGCCCGCGCCTATGGCATGGCCAGCGTGCAGATTGACGGCAACGATGTCGAGGTGGTCTACACCGCGATCTCGCAGGCCGCGGCGCGGGCGCGGGCCGGCGAAGGCCCCACCTTCATCGAAGGTCTGACCTATCGGCTGTCAGGGCATATGGCGGGCGATTTGGAGACCTACCGCACGCCTGAGGAGATCGAGTATCAGCGTCAGCATGAGCCATTGGTGGTGCTGACGCAGAAGCTGGTCGCACGCGGGGTCAGCGAGGCTGAGATGCAGCAGGTGCGCGACGAGGTGGAGGCAGAGGTCAAGGCGGCCGTGGAATTTGCCGAGAAAAGCCCGTGGCCCGATCTATCCGAGGCCTACACCGACGTCTTTGCCCCCTGA
- a CDS encoding DEAD/DEAH box helicase, translating into MAKTTDSPNSLLIRPEIRLRPVADLTIDPRADLALYQLKLMAAHLQLVTGFEELLALAVIPFQPFDYQIRAARTALRRLRGRGLLADEVGLGKTIEAGLVLKEYLLRQMVSRVLILTPPGLVEQWQEELAVKFDLTDFVTSNSPEFRSLGAGAWERYPRVIASLATARRAEHASAITAKEYDLVIVDEAHHLKNRSSASWQLVNALQKKYILLLTATPVQNRLTELHNLVTVLKPGQLKSPKEFSQQFVVRGDPRLPRNRALLRDLLADVMVRHTRSQISLKLPPRRAHTIRLKLHPDEQALYDGIATLARQMIADQITAAHRFGVMTLLREAGSSAAATISTLRSLAGSASLAPYRATLLHLIAQAETVVAAAKADALHKLLTAQLADGRGDKVIIFTQFRATQEMLAERLRGENMFCVVYHGGLSTAQKNAAIHEFQDNQPILLSTEAAGEGRNLQFCRAMVNFDLPWNPMRIEQRVGRIHRVGQDRPVDIFNLAAEGTIEDFVLDILDRKLNMFELVIGEMDMILGQMGDERDFEEIILEIWAQARSHQDMQQGMTGLGEDLVKARAAYRHAQEYDEALFGEDFNSE; encoded by the coding sequence ATGGCAAAAACCACGGACTCGCCTAACTCGCTGCTCATTCGGCCGGAGATTCGTCTGCGTCCGGTCGCGGACCTGACCATAGACCCGCGCGCCGACCTTGCCCTCTACCAATTGAAGCTCATGGCCGCGCACCTGCAACTGGTGACGGGGTTCGAAGAGCTTCTCGCGCTCGCCGTGATTCCCTTCCAGCCCTTCGATTACCAGATTCGCGCCGCACGCACCGCGCTGCGGCGTTTGCGCGGCCGCGGTCTGCTGGCCGACGAGGTGGGCCTGGGCAAGACGATCGAGGCCGGCCTGGTGCTGAAGGAATACCTGCTGCGCCAGATGGTGTCTCGGGTCCTGATCCTGACCCCGCCCGGTCTGGTGGAGCAGTGGCAGGAAGAACTGGCGGTCAAGTTCGATCTGACCGATTTTGTCACCAGCAACAGCCCGGAGTTTCGCAGCCTGGGGGCAGGCGCCTGGGAACGTTACCCCCGCGTCATCGCGTCGCTGGCCACCGCGCGCCGCGCCGAACATGCCAGCGCCATCACGGCCAAAGAATACGACCTGGTGATTGTAGACGAGGCCCATCATCTCAAGAACCGCTCATCGGCCTCCTGGCAGCTCGTCAACGCGCTGCAGAAGAAATACATCCTGCTGCTCACCGCGACCCCGGTGCAAAATCGGCTCACGGAGCTGCATAACCTGGTCACGGTGCTCAAGCCGGGCCAGCTCAAAAGCCCCAAGGAGTTCAGCCAGCAGTTCGTGGTGCGCGGCGATCCGCGCCTGCCCAGGAACCGTGCGCTGCTGCGCGATCTGCTGGCCGACGTGATGGTGCGCCACACCCGCAGCCAGATCAGCCTGAAGCTGCCGCCGCGCCGCGCCCACACCATTCGCTTGAAGCTGCATCCCGACGAACAGGCGCTCTACGATGGCATCGCGACCCTGGCCCGCCAGATGATCGCGGACCAGATCACGGCCGCGCACCGCTTCGGGGTGATGACCCTGTTGCGCGAGGCGGGCAGCAGCGCCGCCGCGACCATTTCCACCTTGCGCTCGCTGGCCGGCAGCGCGTCCCTGGCGCCCTACCGGGCCACACTGCTGCACCTGATCGCGCAGGCCGAAACCGTGGTCGCCGCGGCCAAGGCCGACGCCCTGCACAAGCTGTTGACCGCTCAGCTGGCTGACGGTCGCGGGGACAAGGTGATTATCTTTACTCAGTTCCGCGCCACGCAGGAGATGCTGGCTGAGCGCCTGCGCGGGGAGAACATGTTTTGTGTGGTCTACCACGGCGGCCTCAGCACGGCGCAAAAGAATGCGGCGATTCACGAATTTCAGGACAACCAACCGATCCTGCTCTCGACCGAGGCGGCGGGCGAGGGGCGCAACCTGCAATTCTGCCGGGCGATGGTCAACTTCGATCTGCCCTGGAACCCGATGCGCATCGAGCAGCGGGTCGGTCGCATTCATCGCGTGGGGCAGGACCGCCCCGTGGACATCTTCAACCTGGCCGCCGAAGGCACCATCGAAGATTTCGTGTTGGATATCCTGGATCGCAAACTGAACATGTTCGAGCTGGTCATTGGCGAGATGGATATGATCCTGGGGCAGATGGGTGACGAGCGCGATTTCGAGGAGATCATCCTGGAGATTTGGGCGCAGGCGCGGTCACACCAGGACATGCAGCAGGGTATGACGGGTCTGGGCGAGGACCTGGTGAAAGCGCGCGCGGCCTATCGGCACGCCCAGGAGTACGATGAAGCCTTGTTTGGAGAGGATTTCAACTCGGAATGA